The stretch of DNA ttgggatatgatttttatatctCGAGGACTCCTATCCAAGTATCTATCTTATTAGCTGAACCTGATATATATGGTTGTATTCGTGAGGCACATATGACAGATAAGGAGTTCAGCGATGGAAGGAGTTAGTTTCTCGGAAACAAGATACTCATTTTAGAGCAGCTGATGATGGTAGTTtgaggatgaatgatagatgggtAGTTCCTGATGCATCTGAGTTGCTTCAGGGATTGTTGCGAcgtgcacattgtagtcgatattctatccaccctggtggcaagaagatgtataaggatatATGCTCTCAATTTTGGTGGAAgggaatgaaacgtgatgtgattgattttgtGCTTCGATATCTCAATTGTCAACATATTAAagctgagaggagaaggccATGAGGTGAATTGAGGAGTTTAGAAGTACCGACTTGGAAATGAGAGCACATatcgatggattttgtgactcatttgccaAGAAGCACTGTAACTATTGATGTTATTTGGCtgattgttgatcgattgactgaaagttgcacattttatacccTATAACATGAATAGTACGTACTTGACGATGACACAGTTGTATATACGAGAGATTGTACGTTTGCATgagattccagtgtctattatttCTGATAGAGATCATCGATTTgcttctcatttttgggaagGATTGCAGACTGCGATGGAGACAGAGTTGAGATTTAGTACAtattatcatccccagacaaatggtcagactgagcgtactattcagacgctgTAGGATATGTTGCatgaattatgttatggattttaaatctaTTTGGAAGTCATATATTCCATAGGTGGAGTTtgcgtataacaatagttatcagagtaGTATTCATATGGCTCCATTCGAGACATTGTATGGGAGACGTTGTAGATCTCCGTTATATTGGGATATGTATCCCTTGTCCAGCAAGTCCTATAATTGGGCTTTTaactctctcaactctgctggtGCCATTCTTTAAGGAGCACGAGAAATAGGGGAAGTATCTGACATCAACTCAATTCCCAAACTCTACCTCACGGGCTGGTGGGAAGCCTGAAATCTCATCAAGAaatacatcggcaaactcaGCAACTACATGTATCTCCTCTATTCCCTCCTCCTCCTTCTTCTCTGTACATCtacagcataaataagataaccctcatgacCATGCTCCAATAATCGAGACATTCAGATAGAAGATACCAACGGAAAAGGGGACGAGAACCCTTCCCATAAAATGTCCAACGCTCTTTCTGATCTGTGTAAAAATATACTACTCGCTGATAACAATCAACAGTCGCACAATATCTCCTAAGCACATTAATTCCCACAATACAATCAATATCAGTCATCTCTAAAATAATCATACCAGATCTCAGCTCGTagccctcataagaaataatatctgatatcatagatacaactgatatatcaactccAAAAGGTATCGAAATAGAAAGAGGCATAGACGATGGAGACAAGCGCATATGATTCTCAACCACAAACCTCTtcgatataaatgtatgtgagaCATCTGTATCAACAagaacataagcaggataagaacATAAATAACACTTACCCGGTATCATCTTAGCATGAACATTCGTAGCAACATGTGGCACGTATTTCAACAATGCAGAATATCGAGTCTCACACTCAGCAACAGACATACTACACTGTCTCAAATCCTCGAATTCTCTCTCTTTCTTTTGTCTGGCtgctatagaaaaatatttatcaagaaaaCGAAATCGAAACACATCTCAATCAACAGTATGGCTTTGTGCTCTCAATCCGACCTCAGTCATCTGCCACCACAATAGTACATTCCTTGAAAGCTGAAACGCAGCCAATCGTAACCAAGCAGACCTAGCACACGAAGCAGTCACAAATATGCGCTCTATCCTCTCGATCCACTCATCTGCTCGTTCGCCAGTCTCAGAGCTATCAAATCTCGGCGGAAGATAACTATTAAACCGTGCCAAAGTCAACTCAACGGGAAATAAAGGCTGATCTGCAGGTGCCTGTCCTATAGGAGGAGGTGACAATCGATTCATCTGTCCAAACCCACTGTCAACCTCGTCAGTTACCTCGTCTGGATGTACATGTCCTCTAACTGCCATCACTGTAAATCAAATTgttaatcataacatttaacaattaTAATCCAGTAATCATCGTCACACCTTTCGTACGAAAACACACGCAActaaagaacaatcaatcataCCAAGAAATCATCAAGAACAAATCAATGCatagacacatgcaaataatattgTCATCCAACTCCCTTATCACAAACCCAACTCCTAACCATCCCAAACATCTAACATATGCTTTGATGCCACCAAGTGTGGCGCCCCAaactcgccacgtaatcatacagcatgtgacgtcatatgcataatttttttttcaacgacgtaataatataatgcatatacgacaaaataatgcAATCATCTCACTATCTACATTAGTATAGTAGAAACAATATAATACAtacacacaactcaaataagacaaaaaACTATACTGTTTCTATCTACTATTAACTACatgactgtttgactagacataCCTAGTCCTTCACCTCTATCATGTCTCATGACATAGTCATGTAACATGTCCAACAGAAACATCtctcaaagggtgagcatatacaacaatcatcatcgtaacACATAATAGTTATATTAAcgacaacataaaatataactgaaatcataacagaaataccatctttgATGTTTCTAGACAATCAAACCATCAATGACATCACTCTCATACTACTACtacaacaacatcaacgatacgtcgcacccctacTCCGGCGACAACAATATTGTCGAACAAACAACATCAAAGATACATCGCACCACTACTccagtgacaaccatatcatcGATCGAACAAATCAACGAGACATCCCCCAACAGCGACAagccaacaacatcaacaataataaataacaacaaatataacatcaaatcacccaattccggtgatttactgtcgttcaacacaatagtatttatcaatactaaataataacaacatatgctcgtacgtcaacacgtacctgataatcgagtatatttataaaatttggctatttctttgatctcgAGGCTTGTGAcatatctaaataattcaacaacaaatatcagatcattgtcaccgtatcaacacagtcATAACAGTCTCaacatataacatcaaatagcccaacacaattaattcaacaaaatataaaacccGATTATACAATCTTATCGTTCAACAGTTAATATTccggtgtatttaattcacaatactaacatcaaatacaccctaataaattaacttcaaataataggctattttacaacattcGTTAAactacgaaaactttatatcaacatgTAGCCTATATTTCGTAGGCTTccaaatatataatcagaattaataacaattaACAAACAACTCACCAATTTCAATTTAACGATTAAAATCCCTAATTAAAATGAATTGAGAATACttcaaaataacaccactatattcttctctacttcgttaaaatcataaattattcaacaatcttcaattcctgtgtgatttaacaatttatcggatttattccagaaatcgacgaatttcaaatatcaccaaaaatataaaacttaTACATATGATCACAAAACTGAAGTCgattcgtcgattggataaaccgataagtcgcatgatcaaaaagaaaatatcaaaacccTATTCTATTTCTTCTGCTCACTCTTCTGTTATAAAAACTTTTGAATGAATTCTGATTCATTCGATCaattttcatatttatcttttttatttttttaaatattatattaataaaataaaaataatataatatataatatttttaacacgGTATATTCTTTTGGATCAGTCAAatgatcaaatttttcaaaactcaaaacatgaaacttctatatctttgagttttctacgttatatccaaatttcaaattatttggatttcatatgaccaagatatatcatatttcattctttaaacattgttaattattttgtaatcccacattactaaatcaacaaattgtgaTATTCTACAGACATTACAATTATATTGTTTCTGGTATACTGATGTAAATAGTGTGATggttgcactattttgtcgtatatgcattatattattatgtCATTGAAAAGAAATTTTGTATGCATATGTCattacatgttgtatgattacgtggcgaggtttggggcgccacaacatataacttacattaaagttttaacattttattagtatatatatatatatatatatatatatactaaaacagaccatgacacaaaaattaattattttaagaacctcaaacttaataatataCTAGTCCACCGACGCACGCGTTGTATGCTTGTACAACATTTTTTATAAGtcatttgatttatttaaatgatgatcaaaataaagttataaaaaatagtgatggactacattttaattttgatatgtgaattttaaaaaataaatgtaaaaaAATCAAAGTAGGAATTAAACCTGCAACTTGATGCTTAGTAAAACAAGGCTCTATTAGCTAAACAACATGTGATTTgcattaattttaatattttattaatatatatataagtattaaAACATATTATGACATCAAATATTAGTTACTCTGAGATctcatatttaataatataatataaaaatataaatagtatAGATAATATATATAGATTCATAAAAAGTTATGTAAAATAGTTTAACGATCAATTttgttaaatatatattttatttaaattatttataaaaattattatttttgtaaaaatttgATCAGTCACAAAAACGTACGagaattgagattatgataaCATATTTCTATGTTGTTTGGGACAATTTTGAGGGAAGGGGAGAAGAGAGAAAGTTAAAATGGGATCTTTGACGAAGAGGTACGAGTTGACGATCGACGAAGAATCTGAAGATAAGGAAGCGATTCTATTCGTTAATGGGGTCCGTCGAGTTTTGCCCGACGGCTTGGCCCATTTAACTCTTCTTGAATATCTTAGAGGTGCGTTTAACCAGTGGCGGAGCTTGGCCCGATCgcctctccattttaatttttatgaagtCGGGACAGCATGATTTCGCCACTGATTTTTTTCGAGTTGGCATTAGTTATTTGGATTTCAGAGCTTTTTGTTTCGCTTCCACGCAGAAATCCTGTCTGCGCCTTAACGTGTAACATATTCGGAGAAAGATTgattttcttgaatttacttGCAAAGGGATTAgtttgcttgttcttgtttctGGTGTGAGATTTGAAGGAGATTTTATAAACTTTGTTCGAGTTGATTTGATTAGTGTTTGATTTGCTTCAGATTGAAGCTTCATGATGGTGTAATTTCTTTGATTGTTTGTGTTGGATATAACGCCATATTTGATCCAGCGTAGCTGATTCTTTTATTTGCTTAGTGGTAACTATTTATCTTCGGGTATTTTCATCCTTAATGCAGGTATAGGTCTGACCGGTACGAAACTTGGATGTGGTGAGGGTGGTTGCGGGGCATGCACTGTGATGGTATCTTATTTTGATCAAAATACTAAGAAAAGTGTGTAAGTCTCATATCCGGCAATGTACTATGTCTCCTTTTCGAAATATGCTACTTAATTTAcctgtaaatttttaaatatagatTTTTTATCGTTCAAAAGATAAAACCACGGTGAGATATTAGATTAATTGGTTAACAGTGTGTCCTAGGTCAAATGGCTTATTATAGATTTGCTTTGGTTGGAGTTCCAAATTTACCTCAGTGTTATTCTAGCTCTTCTCTATAATTATTTCCTTTGTTTCTGTTACTCAGTTGCGCAATTTACGGTTTGTTCTGTTCTTAATTCAGCAATGGAAATGATTTTTTCCCACACTTTGAACCGTTCTTTCAGGCATCTTTCAGTGAATGCATGTTTGGCTCCTTTATATTCTGTCGAAGGGATGCATGTGATTACAGTTGAGGGTATTGGGAATCGCAGATATGGGTTGCATCCAATTCAGGTAGACTCTTTCATTTTTATAGAATGCGGAGTAAATGGCCCAATCTAATGGCCTCTCAACTGAATTATAATATTGAGTGGTCAGGTTTGCTTTGATAatttatatgtaatttttaagttccATTAACAAATGTATTTACTATTTGTTGGAAAGGATAGATTTTGCGACCGGCCTCTCGACTTAGATTTTTAGGATTTATGACTAAATTTTGGACGTGATAGTGAAGTAACTCACTCAGTTAGGATTCTCCTTGATTAGTTGGGATTTCCTATATAAACATGACCACACTAATGTGCTATTTTGATATGGTCCTGTTGTACAAAGGAATGTTCAAGCTTCTGTACTAACACAATATGGAGTGTAATTATTGATCGAGCAAAAATTGCACTGTGAAATCCTCGGTAAAAAGTCAATAAATTCAAGCTCGatataatcgcaagtgcacgatgtcaagtaataatatattGTACACGAGTACGAGTAGCGTTCCTCCAGATACTGTATTACACAATTATCATTTCCAACTATTAAACCTTTAGCAACGATAATTTGAGTGATTCCTTACTACTaaaatgattaaataaacaattaacTAAGTGATTCAAGGATTAGATGATGAAATGAACAAACTTAGATGATTAATTAAGGACTCAAtgaaaaatgaatttgttgggaatcttggttcacctacccctcgttaatttaattaattcgatTCACGCTTTTGACATGATTTCCTAAccaattgaacacgccctctcgTTATGCTAAACTAATTcaactcagtgaagtaattaaatctatttaattttttatcaaaGATTAATTGCTCGTCGCTTCATGAAATCCCCTAGCTTTCGACCTATTGGACTATGACTATCAACGTGTATCCGATTTCATATCTCTCTGCAAATTGTAAACCCACGGACTATGCTACTCGCTCCTATCagaagttattctctcgaactcactcgcaataagaaattattattaaagttgCTATGCTTCAATAATGCAATAAAAAACAATaacataatcaagaataaatcaaaagtTGAGAGTTAACTAAAACAACGGTTtcgggtaggatccccttaaatcccaacaaatatgaaAAGTTAGCTACTataattcatgataaaaatatgcaaaacaATGTTTAAACTAGAAGTTCTAAACTAGAAATACTAGACAAAAACAAGAAGACGGTGCTCGGAAATCTTAAAATTCTTCAACTCCAAGCAAATCATCTCCTCCAAGCTTCAATGGCTGCTGAAAAATTTCTCTTTTCCTTACCCCAATCTCGCTCATATTCTCCTTTCCTCCCCAAAATTCGTAAACCTCGCCCGGATGGAAAGAAATCACGTGCATAGACTTTTCCAAATATGAATCCCGTTTGAACGGTAAGATTTTACCTCCCGGGCGCCAACCACTCTGTCTTGCTTCTTTCAGATAACATAAATCCGGCCCGAGCGGTCAAATTATTCCGTCCGAGCTCCGAGGGCCAACCATTATGTCTCCATGTTGGGGAAATCACTTTTCGCGCTCGAACAGTAAGATTCTACCGACCGAGAGCCAACCATTCTACCAAATTCTCATCCTTGTCTTCTAGCTTTGATACTTTTCCCCTTATTTCAGTTTCCCAACCATTTCGCTTGCAAATTCATCAAATACGAGTGAGCCACGATCAGATGCATATGATATttctaaaatgaacaaaatgtagATAAAATGCATACACATACAATGCAAACACATACAATGcaaacacatacaaaacaactgcaataaaacacgtaaaaacgacaCATATCAATTATGTCTTAAATTTTGTCAATTTGTTCCAAGACCTTTTCCGTTCAAagtattatgattattttcttgTTGTTTAAAGTGCACGCTCCCACATAATCTCCCGAAATGTTTAATGGGGTTTCTATTAATTTTGGTGTTGTTCATTTTTTGTTCTTATTTATTCTGAAACACAATATTGCAGGAATCATTAGCACGTGCACATGGTTCCCAATGTGGTTTTTGCACCCCTGGTTTTATCATGTCCATGTATGCCTTACTACGATCCTCTAAAATATCACCCACCAAAGAGGACATCGAAGAACACCTTGCAGGAAATTTATGTCGATGTACGGGTTATCGACCAATAATAGATGCTTTTCGTGTATTCTCCAGAACGAATGATGCATTGTACACCAATGGATCGTCTAGCCTTTCGAATGGCGAGTTTGTTTGTCCTTCAACTGGTAAGCTCTGTTCATGCCGGCCGAATAGCAAGGATTGCAAAGTAAGTCCAGAGATTTTGAAGCCAGTTTCTTACAATGAGGTTGATGGAGCTGCATACAGTGACAAAGAGCTCATCTTTCCACCGGAACTTCTAATGAGAAAATCGACTTTTTTATGTTTAACTGGTTCAAATGGACTTAGATGGTATCGTCCCTTAAAGCTTCAAGGTATATTTGATATAAAGGCCCGATATCCGGACGCGAAGTTGGTTGTAGGTAACACAGAGGTTGGTATTGAGACGAGACTCAAAAGTTTCCACTATCCTGTCTTGATCCATGTTGCTCATATTCCTGAACTCAATCAATTGACTGTAAAAGATGATGGTTTGGAGATAGGTGCAGCAATCAAACTTTCAGAACTTGCAAAAGTACTTAAAATAATTGTAGACCAACATGCTACTTTTCAAACTTCATCTTGTAGATCTATCCTTGAACTACTTAAATGGTTCGCTGGGACACAGATAAGAAATGTTGCATCTGTGGGAGGAAATATTTGCACTGCCAGTCCTATATCTGACCTGAACCCTCTATGGATGGCTGCTAGAGCAAAGTTCTGCATATCTGATAGTAAAGGAAATATGCGGAAATGTGAGGCTGAAAAGTTTTTTCTTGGTTATCGTAAAGTAGACCTTGCCACAGATGAAATCCTTCTTTCCGTTTTTCTCCCATGGAACACTGAGCATGAATATGTAAAAGAATTTAAGCAATCTCACAGGAGAGACGATGACATTGCTATTGTAATGCTGGAATGCGTGTTTGTCTTGAAGAGAAGGATAAAAAATGGGTGGTTTCTGACGCCTCTATTGCTTATGGGGGGGTTGCCCCGTTTTCTTTTTCTGCAAATAAGACAAAGAACTTTTTGATCGGAAAGCGTTGGGACCAAGAACTGCTGCAGAGCGCATTGAGAGTCCTAGAGAAGGACGTTGTGCTGAAAGAAGATGCCCCAGGGGGAATGGTGGAGTTTAGAAAATCCCTGACCTTGAGCTTCTTCTTCAAGTTTTTCTTGTGGGTTTGTCATCAAATGGATGGACAGGCATCCTTTGATGAAGCTGTACCAATAACTCATCTTTCagcaataaaatcatttcacCATCCTTCGGTTATGGGATCTCAGGAATACGAGATTGTAAAGCGTGGGAGTTCTGTTGGTGCTCCTGAAGTACATCTGTCATCGAGACTTCAGGTTTGCACATAAACGTGTCGTTAATGTACTAAGATGTCGTGAGACCGCCAGTAACTATTACCATTTAATTTCGCTGATGATTTGACATTTCTCAGGTTACTGGTGAGGCAGAATATACAGATGATGCTCCCATGCCTCCCAATAGCTTACATGCTGCTTTAATATTGAGTAAAAAGCCTCATGCTCGTATACTTTTAGTAGATGATTCAGCAGCCAAATCTTCACCAGGGTTTGCAGGAACTTTTTTTTGCCTCAGATGTGCCAGGGAATAATATGGTTGGGCCTATTATTACAGATGAAGAGCTTTTTGCTTCAGAAGTCGTCACTTGTGTGGGTCAGGTAAACTTTATTTTCTCTGAATTTTTCTTTAGCTAACAGTTCTCTAAAATTTAGGTGTACGCTGGTTGACTAATTTGAAGAAACTAACTTCGTCGTGCTAAAATCTTTCTAAACTGGTATCTTGCAGATTATTGGTGTAGTTGTTGCTGATACGCATGAAAATGCGAAACTTGCCGCTCGTAAAGTTATTGTTCAATATGAAGAATTACCTgcagttttatgcataaaagATGCCATCTTGTCTGATAGTTTCCATCCTGATACCGAAAGATGTATGAGGAAAGGGGATGTGGAACACTGCTTCCTGTCAGGTGCATGTGATAAGATTATAGAGGGAGAAGTTCAGGTTGGTGGGCAGGAACATTTCTACTTGGAGCCAAATAGCACTTTAATATGGACGATGGATGGAGGGAAcgagattcatatgatttcATCTACTCAAGTAAGTTGTGTGTCGTAACTTTTCTAATTCTACTATAAATTCCATCTTTAGGTCTTATAAATACCTtcatttcaatgataggatgtTTGCAAAGATTTGTGAACAAAATTAAGTTCAAAAGTTGTGATTTTGTTCTTTTTTCAGTGCCCTCAGAAGCACCAAAAATATGTTTCCCAGTGTTCTTGGGATTCCAATGTCCAAGGTCGTATGCAAGACCAAAAGAATTGGTGGTGGATTTGGAGGGAAAGAAACAAGGTGTGCCATCTTTGCTGCTGTGGCCGCGATTCCATCATATTTATTGAATTGTCCTGTGAAGATAACATTAGACAGGGATGTCGATATGATGACAACTGGACAACGTCATAGTTTTCTTGGAAAGTATAAGGTATTATTTACGCCTAAAATTGCTTTGAGCATGAGAAATTTTCATCCTGCAAACACCATTAAATTTTCATTGAAGTGATTAATAACTCATGCACG from Primulina tabacum isolate GXHZ01 chromosome 3, ASM2559414v2, whole genome shotgun sequence encodes:
- the LOC142539280 gene encoding LOW QUALITY PROTEIN: xanthine dehydrogenase 1-like (The sequence of the model RefSeq protein was modified relative to this genomic sequence to represent the inferred CDS: inserted 1 base in 1 codon; deleted 3 bases in 3 codons) — translated: MGSLTKRYELTIDEESEDKEAILFVNGVRRVLPDGLAHLTLLEYLRGIGLTGTKLGCGEGGCGACTVMVSYFDQNTKKSVHLSVNACLAPLYSVEGMHVITVEGIGNRRYGLHPIQESLARAHGSQCGFCTPGFIMSMYALLRSSKISPTKEDIEEHLAGNLCRCTGYRPIIDAFRVFSRTNDALYTNGSSSLSNGEFVCPSTGKLCSCRPNSKDCKVSPEILKPVSYNEVDGAAYSDKELIFPPELLMRKSTFLCLTGSNGLRWYRPLKLQGIFDIKARYPDAKLVVGNTEVGIETRLKSFHYPVLIHVAHIPELNQLTVKDDGLEIGAAIKLSELAKVLKIIVDQHATFQTSSCRSILELLKWFAGTQIRNVASVGGNICTASPISDLNPLWMAARAKFCISDSKGNMRKCEAEKFFLGYRKVDLATDEILLSVFLPWNTEHEYVKEFKQSHRRDDDIAIXNAGMRVCLEEKDKKWVVSDASIAYGGVAPFSFSANKTKNFLIGKRWDQELLQSALRVLEKDVVLKEDAPGGMVEFRKSLTLSFFFKFFLWVCHQMDGQASFDEAVPITHLSAIKSFHHPSVMGSQEYEIVKRGSSVGAPEVHLSSRLQVTGEAEYTDDAPMPPNSLHAALILSKKPHARILLVDDSAAKSSPGFAGLFFASDVPGNNMVGPIITDEELFASEVVTCVGQIIGVVVADTHENAKLAARKVIVQYEELPAVLCIKDAILSDSFHPDTERCMRKGDVEHCFLSGACDKIIEGEVQVGGQEHFYLEPNSTLIWTMDGGNEIHMISSTQCPQKHQKYVSQVLGIPMSKVVCKTKRIGGGFGGKETRCAIFAAVAAIPSYLLNCPVKITLDRDVDMMTTGQRHSFLGKYKVGFTNSGKILALDLEIFSNGGNSLDLSLAVLERAMFSSDNVYEIPNVRIRGKVCFTNLSSNTAFRGFGGPQGMIIAENWIQRISMEVKKCPEEIREANFQSEGSVLHYGQKIEHSTLESLWNELKQSCNFSAARKEIEQFNLCNRWKKRGIAIVPTKFGISFTAKFMNQAGALVQVYTDGTILVTHGGVEMGQGLHTKVAQVAASAFNVPLSSVFISETSTDKVPNASPTAASASSDMYGAAVLDACEQIRKRMESIASKHNFGSFAELAYACYMERIDLSAHGFYITPDINYDWKTGKGSPFRYFTYGAAFAEVEIDTLTGDFHTRRADMILDLGFSINPAIDIGQIEGAFIQGLGWVALEELKWGDPAHKWVPPGFLYTCGPGSYKIPSVNDIPFKFNVSLLKGAPNVKAIHSSKAVGEPPFFLASAVFFAIKDAIISARAEVGCNDWFPLDTPATPERIRMACLDDITKGLMGSDFRPKLSV